In Triplophysa rosa linkage group LG7, Trosa_1v2, whole genome shotgun sequence, the following proteins share a genomic window:
- the LOC130557301 gene encoding ribonuclease inhibitor-like, with product MDSHSKVETIRLNNCELTEKQCSAVAAVLSCKTLVREMNLNNSRLLDSGLKHICDKLKNPQCQLHILKLSECSITGRGYRCLSEAVRSNPSHLISLDLTGNDPGPSGVKLIHQLIQDTNCALNTVRVHQKKGFIQTKTANGTQNNTTNSAPSRIGRAIKKSLQELQTESSTSTLNMDQPLTTFFLGEV from the exons ATGGACTCTCATAGTAAAGTGGAGACAATCAG ATTGAATAACTGTGAGCTGACAGAGAAACAGTGTTCAGCTGTAGCTGCTGTTCTGTCCTGTAAAACCCTGGTGAGAGAGATGAATCTGAACAACAGTCGTCTGCTGGATTCAGGACTCAAACACATCTGTGACAAACTGAAGAATCCTCAGTGTCAACTCCACATACTCAA ATTGTCGGAGTGCAGTATAACAGGAAGAGGATACAGATGTCTGTCTGAAGCTGTGAGATCAAACCCTTCACATCTGATCTCACTGGATCTCACTGGAAATGATCCTGGACCATCAGGAGTCAAACTCATCCATCAGTTAATACAAGATACAAACTGTGCACTGAACACTGTGAG GGTTCATCAAAAAAAGGGATTTATCCAAACCAAAACCGCCAACGGAACgcaaaataatacaacaaacagCGCGCCATCCAGAATTGGTCGAGCCATCAAGAAATCTCTGCAGGAACTGCAAACGGAAAGCAGCACATCTACTCTGAATATGGATCAACCCTTGACCACCTTCTTCCTTGGGGAGGTATAG